In the Desulfofalx alkaliphila DSM 12257 genome, AAACCTATAGTACTAACACCACATCTTCTAACTCTACCGAGTTTCTTTATGCGCAGTATGAGTTTTGCAGAAACGGCAATATTTTTTCATTTCTATTCTGCCGGCGTCATTTTTTTTATTCTTAGTAGTTGTATAGTTTCTTCTCTTGCATTGGCTGCAAGCAAGTGTCACCCC is a window encoding:
- the rpmG gene encoding 50S ribosomal protein L33, with translation MRVGVTLACSQCKRRNYTTTKNKKNDAGRIEMKKYCRFCKTHTAHKETR